The sequence below is a genomic window from Candidatus Omnitrophota bacterium.
AATTTCCGCAGAATTTTTCTTAAAAACGGATACGGGATTTTTTCTGTTATTGAAATCAGTTTCGCGTTTTTCAATAAAGCGCCGTCTTTAGCTAAATTCGCCAAAGCCCTTACCGCGTAATCCGTTTCTTTAGTTATCAATTTCATTATGGCACTATTTTAGTATCATTTTAGATTCTTGTCAAGCCCCGCTGATAATAAGACTCCCGCACTCCCTGAGATGGACGAGTAATAAATACGGCCTAAGCTATAGGTTTGTTTTTGTAATTTTTTATATACTTTTGAAAGAAAAATGTATTGGGGATACAAATGTACGCCTTATCACTGCCAAGAAGAACCGTATAAAACGCATTTATGGCAATCACTTTGCCGGAGATATTATCCGGGCTTAGTTCAATATGATCGTTTATTTTGAAAGGCGTCGTAAAATACAAAATCAATCCCGCTAAAATATTCCCCAAAAGACTCCAGACCGCGACAAAAGCTATGGCTACCATCGCCGCGATACTGCTTAATGTGATCCATATATTCTTAAGACTGATACCCCATATAAAAATCAGTATTGAGGCTATGATGATATATGAAAACATCGATATGATCCTTTTAATCAAAAAATACCGGCTTTCATCAAGATTGAATTCATCCCTTGTCTTTCTGGCTTTAGCTTTGAAAAAATTGGAAATAAAAAAAACTATTAATCCGGCAAAAACCGAAA
It includes:
- a CDS encoding Rrf2 family transcriptional regulator, yielding MKLITKETDYAVRALANLAKDGALLKNAKLISITEKIPYPFLRKILRK
- a CDS encoding mechanosensitive ion channel family protein, which encodes MFIEYLRRNPDAVNIILSVFAGLIVFFISNFFKAKARKTRDEFNLDESRYFLIKRIISMFSYIIIASILIFIWGISLKNIWITLSSIAAMVAIAFVAVWSLLGNILAGLILYFTTPFKINDHIELSPDNISGKVIAINAFYTVLLGSDKAYICIPNTFFFQKYIKNYKNKPIA